CGCGGCGGCGCGGGCGAGCTGCTGCATCCGCATGTGCCAGCCGTGCTGGCGGCTGAGGGCGTCGAGCACCGTGAACTCGACCACGGAGAGATCGAACCCGCCCTGCAGGGCGCGCTCCAGCACGGTCTCGATGCGGCCGTGCAGAGCCGCAAGGGTGCGCCAGCCCTGGGCGCGAATCTCGACGGCGTCGTCTTCGATGCTCATCCGTACAGCTCCCCTGCCCTGGTCACTCCTGAAAGACGCAAGTACAACGCGCTTGCAACTACCAGTCTAGGCAAGGTCGCGGTCCGGTGCGGTCCCTGGTCACGACTCCCGGGTGATCTCCACCTTCACGAAGAGCTGCGACCCGCCGGTGCCGGCATACACCCCGCGCAGCGGCGCGATGTCGTTGTAGTCGCGGCCACGCCCGACACCCACGTGCCGGTCGCCGATGTCGATGAGGTTGGTGGGGTCGTAGCCGCGCCATTCGCCGCAGAACCACTCCACCCAGGCGTGCGATTCACCCGTCACGGTCTCGCCGATCTCGGCCAACGGCTTGGGGTGCAGGTACCCGGAGACGTACCGGGCGGGGATGCCCACCGCGCGCAGCGCCCCGAGCGCCACATGGGTGATGTCCTGGCAGACCCCGCGTTTGTCGGCCCAGGCCTCCCTGGCGTTGGTCTTCACCCCGGTGACACCCTGCACGTACGCCATGTTCTCGCCCACGAAGCGGCAGATCGCCAGGGCGGCGTCGCACGGGTCCAGGCGCCCGGCGATCTCCTGCGCGCTCGCGACCACATCCGCCGGAGGTTCGGTCAGCGGCGTCTGCCAGGAGTGCTCGACCGACGAGGTCGACCGGGCCACCGCGGTGGCCAGGTCGTCCCAGCTCACCGGATGCACCGGGTGCTCCCGCGGCGACACCTCCACGAGGCTGTTGGCGGTGAGGGTGAGCTCGGCATGCGGGGTGAGCACCTCGAACGACGACACCCGGGTGCCCCAGTAGTCCAGGTAGTTGTGGTTGCTCGACACCGGGCTGATGTCGAGGTTGGAGTAGAGCACGAACTGCTCGGGCGAGGTGACGGGCAGCATCCGCGCCTCGTTGTACGAGGTGGCCACCTCACCCTCGTACCGGTAGCCCGTGGTGTGGCGGATCCGCAGGCGCTTCATGAGGCCTCTCCCGTCCAGGTCGGCACCGCACTGGTCGGGAAGTAGCGTTGCCCGATCGATTCGCTGGCGGTGCTGGTGGCGTCCAGGACCATGTCCATGTGCTTCGGCAGGTCGCCCAGGATCTCCATGATGGGCCGGTACTCCAACTGGCTGCGGATCTGGCCGAGGATGCGCTGCGACGAGTCGGACACGCCCACCCGGTCGGTGCGGGGTTCGAGTTCCTGCAGGCACTGCTCGGCCCGGGAGATCGAGAAGACGATCGACCGGGGGAACAGCCTGTCCAGCAGCAGGAATTCGGCCGCGTTCCGGGCCGACGGCACGCCGCGGTAGGTGCGCAGGTACGACTCGTAGGCTCCGCAGGAGCGCAGGATCGTGGTCCACGACGGCCCGCTGTTCTCGGTCAGCGAGCGGGTCGCGAGCAGCCGGGCGGTCATATCGGCCTGTTCGAGGCTGCGGCCGAGGGTGAAGAAGTGCCAGGCGTCGTCCCGGCTGGCGCTGGACTCGACGATGCCCACGGCCAGCGCCGCGCGCTCGCGCACCCAGCCGAAGAAATCGTGGGTCTTGGCGCTGGCGATGTTCTTGGGCATCTTCGTGTAGGTGGTGTTCAGGCACTCCCACAGCTCGGTCGAGACGATCTCCCGGGCCCGCCGGGCGTTCTCCCGGGCGGCGCCGAGCGAGTAGGCGATCGAGGCCGGATGCGTGCGGTCGGCCGCGAGGGTCG
This is a stretch of genomic DNA from Cryobacterium soli. It encodes these proteins:
- a CDS encoding transglutaminase family protein codes for the protein MKRLRIRHTTGYRYEGEVATSYNEARMLPVTSPEQFVLYSNLDISPVSSNHNYLDYWGTRVSSFEVLTPHAELTLTANSLVEVSPREHPVHPVSWDDLATAVARSTSSVEHSWQTPLTEPPADVVASAQEIAGRLDPCDAALAICRFVGENMAYVQGVTGVKTNAREAWADKRGVCQDITHVALGALRAVGIPARYVSGYLHPKPLAEIGETVTGESHAWVEWFCGEWRGYDPTNLIDIGDRHVGVGRGRDYNDIAPLRGVYAGTGGSQLFVKVEITRES
- a CDS encoding alpha-E domain-containing protein, whose amino-acid sequence is MLSRIAESLFWIGRYIERSDGTARILDVHLQLLLEDPWIEENLACRSLLHLMGSPVPSDRDLTRKDVLATLAADRTHPASIAYSLGAARENARRAREIVSTELWECLNTTYTKMPKNIASAKTHDFFGWVRERAALAVGIVESSASRDDAWHFFTLGRSLEQADMTARLLATRSLTENSGPSWTTILRSCGAYESYLRTYRGVPSARNAAEFLLLDRLFPRSIVFSISRAEQCLQELEPRTDRVGVSDSSQRILGQIRSQLEYRPIMEILGDLPKHMDMVLDATSTASESIGQRYFPTSAVPTWTGEAS